In Aegilops tauschii subsp. strangulata cultivar AL8/78 chromosome 3, Aet v6.0, whole genome shotgun sequence, one genomic interval encodes:
- the LOC109750406 gene encoding histone H4, giving the protein MSGRGKGGKGLGKGGAKRHRKVLRDNIQGITKPAIRRLARRGGVKRISGLIYEETRGVLKIFLENVIRDAVTYTEHARRKTVTAMDVVYALKRQGRTLYGFGG; this is encoded by the coding sequence ATGTCCGGGCGCGGCAAGGGAGGCAAGGGTCTCGGCAAGGGCGGCGCCAAGCGCCACAGGAAGGTTCTGCGCGACAACATCCAgggcatcaccaagccggcgatCCGGCGCCTGGCGCGGAGGGGCGGCGTGAAGCGCATCTCCGGCCTCATCtacgaggagacccgcggcgtGCTCAAGATCTTCCTCGAGAACGTCATCCGCGACGCCGTCACCTACACCGAGCACGCCCGCCGCAAGACCGTCACCGCCATGGACGTCGTCTACGCGCTCAAGCGTCAGGGCCGCACCCTCTACGGCTTCGGCGGCTAG